A stretch of DNA from Candidatus Pseudomonas phytovorans:
CTTGCCGGACTTGTCTGCCGCTTCGATCTGGATGTTGGCCTTGCCCTGGCGCTCGCGGCGCTCGCCACGCTCCACGCGCAAGGCTTTCAGCGCACGCACGCGGCCTTCGTTACGGGTGCGTCGGGCCTTAATGCCTTGGCGAATCCACACTTCTTCCTGGGCCAGGCGCTTGTCGAACAGCGCGTTGGCAGTTTCTTCGGCGGCCAGTGCGGCCTCCTTGTGCACCAGGAAACTGGCGTAGTCACCGTTCCAGTCAATCAGGCCGCCGCGGTCCAGTTCAAGAATGCGGGTGGCCAGGTTCTGCAGGAAGGACCGGTCGTGAGTGATGAACAACACCGCACCGTTGAAGCTGCGCAGAGCCTCTTCAAGCCAGGCAATGGCACCGATGTCCAGGTGGTTGGTCGGTTCGTCGAGCAGCAGCAGGTCGGGCTCGGACACCAGTGCCTGGGCCAGCAGCACACGGCGGCGCCAGCCACCGGACAGTTCGGCCAGGGTCTTGTCGGCCGGCAACTGCAGGCGGCTCAGGGTGCTCTCCACCACTTGCTGCAGGCGCCAGCCATCACGGGCTTCCAGCTCGTGCTGGACGTGCATGAGTTTTTCCAGGTCTTCGTCGTTCTGGATATTCATGCTCAGGTGATGGAACTGCGCCAACAGCTCGCCTACGCCATCCAGGCCTGCGGCCACGACATCGAACACCGTGCGCTCGTCGGCCACCGGCAGTTCCTGCGGCAGCTCGCCGATCTTCAGGCCAGGGGCACGCCAGACTTCGCCGTCGTCACCCTTCTGCTCGCCCTTGACCAAGCGCAGCATGCTGGATTTGCCAGTGCCGTTGCGGCCGATGATGCACACCCGCTCACCACGAGCGATCTGCCAGGACACTTTGTCCAGCAGCGGCATGGCGCCGAATGCGAGGGACACATCGCTGAATTTGAGCAGGGTCATGTTGGTCTCCATAAATCGGGCGCGCATTCTACCTGACTTGGCCCTCGACAGCATCCGCCTCGCCACCTGACGAGGGCTTTGCGACATCTGGTCGAAGTTAATATCCCGATACAAGCACAGTGCTTTCACCCGCCGCCGGCAAACAGCTAAGCTAAGGCAATTGCTTCCAACAGTGCTGGCTCCGCCGTCACTTCCCCATGGTTCAACTGCCCGGACGTATCATGCGCAGCCGCCTGTTACATATTGCATCCTGCCTGCTGCTCACCGCTGCCACCTGCGCAGCGCAGGCTACAGACCTCACCCTGCAACGCCAGTACTACGACGAGGCCAAACGCGCGCTGGCCAAGGGCGACAAAGGCCCTTACCTGCGTTATGCCCAAGCCCTGAGCGACTACCCGCTGACACCCTACCTGGCCTACGACGAGCTTACCGCCCGCCTCAAAAGCGCCAGCAACCAGGAAATCGAAGGCTTTCTTGCCAAGCATGGCGACCTGCCCCAGGCCAACTGGATGAAACTGCGCTGGCTACGCTGGCTGGCTGAACGCGGCGAGTGGGACACCTTCGTCAAATATTACGACCCCAAGCTCAACTTCACTGAACTGGACTGCCTCAACGGCCAGTATCAGCTCAGCCACAGCCTGCGCGCCGAGGGCTACGCAACAGCCGACAAACTGTGGAACGTCGGCAAGTCGCAGCCTGCCGCCTGCGACACGCTGTTCGGCATGTGGGCGGCCGAAGGCCAGCTGACCGAGGCCAAGCGCTGGGAACGTACCAAGCTGGCAGCGCAGACGCGCAACTACGCCCTGGCCAACAACCTGGTCAAGACGCTGACCACGCTGGGCCCACAGGGGCGCCTGCTGGTCGACGTGGCGCAAAAGCCTGAAATGCTCAACCAGCCGTCGCGCTTCACCCCGGCCAACGAGGCCATGTCGGATGTGGTCAGCCTCGGCCTGCGCCGCCTGGCTCGCCAGGACCCGGAGCGGGCCATGGCGCTGCTCGACGATTACGCACAGCGCATGCACTTTTCCCGCGACGAAAAGGTGGCCATCGCCCGCGAAATCGGCCTGACCCTGGCACGCCGCTACGACCCGCGCGCGCTCGACCTGATGACCCGCTACGACCCTGAGTTGCGCGACAACACCGTCAGCGAATGGCGCCTGCGCCTGCTGCTGCGCCTGGGCCGCTGGGAAGACGCCTACGAGCTGACCAAGCGCCTGCCACAGGACCTGGCTGGCAGCAGCCGCTGGAAATACTGGCAGGCACGCAGCCTGGAGCTGGCTCAACCGAACAACCCGCAGATCCCGCTGCTGTACAAGACTGTGGCACGTGAACGCGACTTCTACGGCTTCCTCGCCGCCGACCGGGCGCAGACACCGTACCAATTGAACAACAAGCCGTTGCTGCTGAGCCCGCAACTGGTCAAGAAAGTCCGTAACACGCCCGGCATCCAGCGGGCACTGGAATTCCACGCACGTGGCCAGATCGTCGAGGGACGCCGCGAGTGGTACCACGTCAGCCGCCACTTCACCCGCGACGAAATGGTTGCCCAGGCCCGCCTGGGCTATGAGCTGCGCTGGTACTTCCCGGCCATCCGCACCATCAGCCAGGCGCAATACTGGGACGACCTGGACATCCGCTTCCCGATGGCCCATCGCGACACCCTGGTGCGCGAAGCCAAGGTCCGCGGCCTGCATTCGAGCTGGGTATTCGCCATCACCCGCCAGGAAAGTGCATTCATGGAAGATGCACGCTCGCCGGTAGGCGCCAGCGGCCTGATGCAACTGATGCCGGCCACGGCCAAAGAGACTGCGCGCAAGTTCAGCATCCCGCTGGCATCACCGGCGCAGGTGCTGAACCCGGACAAGAACATCCAGCTGGGCGCGGCCTACCTGAGCCAGGTGCACAGCCAGTTCAACGGTAACCGGGTGCTGGCCTCGGCCGCCTACAACGCCGGACCCGGGCGCGTGCGCCAGTGGCTCAAAGGCGCCAAGCACCTGAGCTTTGATGTGTGGGTGGAATCGATCCCGTTCGACGAAACGCGTCAGTATGTGCAGAACGTGTTGTCTTACTCGGTGATCTACGGGCAGAAGCTGAATGCGCCACAGCCGCTGGTGGACTGGCATGAGCGGTATTTTGATGACATGTAAGGTTTGCTGAATCTGTACCGGCCCTATCGCCGGCAAGCCAGCTCCCACAGGTAACGCACAAGTCTTCGAACCTGTGATGAACCTGTGGGAGCTGGCTTGCCGGCGATAGGGCCGGTTCAGGCAACACATTCACTCCAGGACTTCCACCTTCATCCCCACCTCAAGCCATCCATCCCCATCCACCGCCAGGTTCTGCCCAAACAGCACATCCCCCTCCTTCTCGCGAAAGGTCTTGAGCGTAACCATCGGCTCGCGGTCCGCACTGCGCCCCCCGGTAGCCGGGTCAATCGTGGTAAAGATGCA
This window harbors:
- a CDS encoding transglycosylase SLT domain-containing protein, whose amino-acid sequence is MRSRLLHIASCLLLTAATCAAQATDLTLQRQYYDEAKRALAKGDKGPYLRYAQALSDYPLTPYLAYDELTARLKSASNQEIEGFLAKHGDLPQANWMKLRWLRWLAERGEWDTFVKYYDPKLNFTELDCLNGQYQLSHSLRAEGYATADKLWNVGKSQPAACDTLFGMWAAEGQLTEAKRWERTKLAAQTRNYALANNLVKTLTTLGPQGRLLVDVAQKPEMLNQPSRFTPANEAMSDVVSLGLRRLARQDPERAMALLDDYAQRMHFSRDEKVAIAREIGLTLARRYDPRALDLMTRYDPELRDNTVSEWRLRLLLRLGRWEDAYELTKRLPQDLAGSSRWKYWQARSLELAQPNNPQIPLLYKTVARERDFYGFLAADRAQTPYQLNNKPLLLSPQLVKKVRNTPGIQRALEFHARGQIVEGRREWYHVSRHFTRDEMVAQARLGYELRWYFPAIRTISQAQYWDDLDIRFPMAHRDTLVREAKVRGLHSSWVFAITRQESAFMEDARSPVGASGLMQLMPATAKETARKFSIPLASPAQVLNPDKNIQLGAAYLSQVHSQFNGNRVLASAAYNAGPGRVRQWLKGAKHLSFDVWVESIPFDETRQYVQNVLSYSVIYGQKLNAPQPLVDWHERYFDDM